caccagctgaggatcaaggacgaggacatactgaAGACGGCATTCCGGacgaggtacgggcactatgagtttctggtcatgtcatttggtttgaccaatgcctcaGCAGCtatcatggacctaatgaacagggtgttcaaggacttttcagatcagttcgttattgtctacatcgacgatattttagtgtactccagtttagaggcagaggacgagattcatcttcgacaggttcttcagaggttgagggagcatcagttgtacgccaagtttaagaaatgtgaattttggttaccagaagtgacatttcttggacatattgtgggcacagatgggattaaggtggacccgtctaaggtggaggcagttagggattggccgaggccaaggaatgcctcggaggtgcggagttttcttggtctagccggttattacaggcggtttgtggaggGTCTCTggaagatagcggcaccgatgacagaattaacacggaagaatttgaagtttatctggttagacaagtgtgatGACAGTTTCCAAGAGATGAAGTGGTTTTGCTCCTATTAATTCATGAGTATGCGAATGTTTTACAAAGTACTAGATTAGGGCATTTTACAGATGGTATCAGAGATAGGTcatccatgtttccaaggaccctccccatatacgctaaagacgggaaaatctcacctcaccacatcgtaagtatttgtttatgTGGTTTTACTTGCTtctgttttatttaaattttatagtTTCGTAACTACAGTATAGTAAGATGCATCCTGTTTTGAAAACTACTACGAAGCAACTACTCATGGAGATTCGCACAATACCCAAGGTCCAGCTTGAAGAGGATCCCTACGATTGGAAGATAGcggttatgaaaatgacaaaggAGGTTTGTGATCGCATTCAAGGGATAATGAACAAAAGAGGAGCCTTGCTATGGCCCATAGAGCAATATTGGGTGTTGAGGGAAGCACTGTCGATGTACTCGGAGGCCCTTCTCCAGTTGGATCGAGAATGGAATGACATTAATCAAGATGACATGGAGTTTAGTACCATGGAGTACGTAATTCGCGACCTTATGGACAACTAAAATTTTAGTTTTCTGGAGCTAGTATTAGTAAAGACGGATAACTGAGAGTTAGAGGAACGTTTGGAGACAGTGCACGACGTGGAAGGAACCTTGGCAGTTGAGGAAGTAACTTGAGCTATACCACATCTGACCGCTAGGATGGAGATAATGGCGGGCGCTCCCAGCTACTTTCACATCCCTGAAAACGTCTTTGATTATAGCTCAGAGGACGAGTCCACtgttgaggactagagtccattGCATAATCATTACATGAGGCGCTAATAAATAAAATGGGATATTTTTTAGACCTTAAAGGATTTATGTTTTGATCATTATACACTTTTGGGATTGTTTAAAATTTTGGAATACTTTGAACATTCTGAATGCTATGGTACAATATGTTTTcctcttgcaaactctaaatgatgTAGTTGAATGTatgttttttcaaatatttatcaAACCATTATGCAATGTTCCTTCCTTATGATCTTCCTTTGattgccttagaatctcataatgttgactagaggaagaggaggcaagggaagaggaggaggccgaggaaagggtgtctccacaagGTTTGAAACCACGACAACCCATGACATAGGAATGCCGTCAGCTCAACTTGCAGCTCTAGCAGCACCATCTGTTGATCTGGCCACAGAAGTGGCAAGGTTAAGAGAACAACTAAGGCTGAGAGATGAGGAATTGGCACATGCTAGGCAAGCATCCCATATGCCCCAAGTGCCAGTGGCGCAGCCTCAGCCGCcaacaccaccacctgcaccacttcCTGTAACTTATGGGTTTGAGCCAGTGTATGAACATTTCAGAAACAACAAGCCCCGCCAACCTTTGAAGGGAAAGCTGATCCAATGGTGGCAGAGGATTGGTTAAGATCGTTCGAAGCCATTTTCGATCATCTGGAGTTGAATGATCACCAGAGAGTCTCTTgtgcagtttatttacttaagatggatgcacgAATTTGGTGGGATGTAATGAAACAGACTCGTGATctgaataccatgacttgggcagaATTCGTCCAGGCTTTcagtaagaagtattacaatttGGTCGTGCTAGCAACCAAGGTTGATGATTTTGTAACTCTAGTACAAGGAAACCTATCTGACACTGATTATGCACAGAAGTTTGATAGGTTGACAAAATTTACTCCTGAAGTGGTGCCAACTAAAACTTTGTGAGTCCAAAGGTTCGTAAGGGAACTCAACTTAATGATCGCTAGGGATGTTATGATGACTAGTGCTGAAGTGGTCAGTTATGTAGAAGTACTTGATAGAGCACTTGAAGCCGAATATTTAGAAGAAcagatatggaaggataatgtTGCCAAAAGAGAGAACTACCAAAACAAGGGCTTCAATGAGGGTAAAAAAAGGAAAGCTAATGAAGGGCAGAACACCCAGACCTCCAGCCATGAATAACAACAATCACAACACTCAGAACCACAGCAACCGCAACAATCGCTTCGATGACCGGAACTGCGGGAATCATCAAGGAAACTGAGT
The genomic region above belongs to Humulus lupulus chromosome 1, drHumLupu1.1, whole genome shotgun sequence and contains:
- the LOC133827725 gene encoding uncharacterized protein LOC133827725, whose product is MPSAQLAALAAPSVDLATEVARLREQLRLRDEELAHARQASHMPQKQQAPPTFEGKADPMVAEDWLRSFEAIFDHLELNDHQRVSCAVYLLKMDARIWWDVMKQTRDLNTMTWAEFVQAFSKKYYNLVVLATKVDDFVTLVQGNLSDTDYAQKFDRLTKFTPEVVPTKTL